In Brachypodium distachyon strain Bd21 chromosome 5, Brachypodium_distachyon_v3.0, whole genome shotgun sequence, the genomic window CGGAAGGGGAagacgatgacgatgacgacgacgacgctcccCTAGAAGCTGGCGAGGTCACGTCGGAAGGGGAATacgacgaagacgacgtccccctggtAAGGCGGTCCGCGGCAGAGCAAGCGAGCAGGCGGGAGGCCAGCCCACAGCCTCAGGCGCCTCACGTTGATGCGGGGATGGTGGCCTCCGCCGACAGTGGGGCGGCGGGAGCTACCGTCCTGGCTACACCGGCGGTACTGCCAGTTCCTCCCGCACGAAGTGAccccccggcgaggagcatcttgccggacagggtgctcaagcctAACCCACCGGGGTAAGTTCGTCGCTGCTTTAATCATTTCGGTTTTCGCAAATTTTACATATTCTGCCAGCTTACTTCTGCATTTGCCGGCCCTTCGAGGAAAAGGGGGCAGCCCAACACTTCGCCGGCAGCCCTGGTCAAGAAACCCTGCCCAACATCGTTCGGTGGTGACAAGGACGCCGTTGTTactgcggcggcagctgccgcGGGGAACACAAGGGTCCCCGACCCGAGCttgcagggcaccggcccggcaGCAGGTACGCGCAAGCTCAAGTACTTCCTGTTCTAACTTACTTTCTCCACTGCCTTCTGACACAGAGTCCCTTGTAGGGTCCAAGACGTCCGGCGGGAGCGTCCCGGTAGctggcgaggaggcggccggtgGGGCCGCACACCAAGCCGTCAGCGAGACGCGGCAAGGTACAGCTTTGTCTTTCGTAGCGTTTCTTTCGCTCAACTGCGCCATTTTTAGACTGACGCAGGTGTTCTTTGTGCAGTAGCCGGGGATGTCCTAGCTGCACCCACGCCCACCGAGGTGCGGgtaatcgacctcaccggcaaggccgccgccgacgctcCGGAGGAGGGTGCCTCCTCCAGAGCCCTTTGGCAACCCACCCCGGAGATTGCCGGGGACGCGACTACTACCGCAGGTGATGCCACACAGGCGGCGCCGTCTGCAACGGGTGACATGGGGCAGCCTCTGCCAGCCAAGGCAAGCAACAGCGCCCCGGAGAAGCCCCTGAGCCCACAGCCTGCCCCCTTGAGCGAGCAAGGAGCAGCGGGACTCAGCCAAGCCGGAGGCACGTCACCGCATCCTAACGCGCCCTCGGGGTCGTAGACGGttgcggcggggtcctcctcctccgctggaGCCGCTTTCAGCCCgcgagcaggggagctcgccgggcgggcatggggtcggatcactttcgaccccagcgtgttccaaCAGGGGCACCAGGTAATTGACAACATTCAGCAGCAACAacggatgttcgtcgattttTTTCAACGACGCGCAGCAACACCATGCCCGCGTGGTGGCGGAACTGGGCACTgcgcgacgggaggcggaAGACCAGCGCACAGAGCTGCAGTGGCtccgggggggggggctccAGCAGGCGCAACAAGCTAGGGCGGCGCCAGCCATGCAAGGAGTTCCGGAGGCCGAGGTCCTCCGGCAATTGTGGGACCTGCAGCaggagcaccagcgggagctcgagctggcgAAGGCCACGCACACCAAGAGCGAAGAGGAGCAAcaggcggctctggactcgttccaagGGCGTCTCCCGGAGAAGACGGACTTGCTGTCGAACTACTCCCTGaagatccagcgcctccggcgcaaggtcggagagctggagacggcaGCTGTGACGGCAGCCAAAGCCTCGGCGCGTCGGGAGAAAGAGCTGCAAGACCAGACTCGCTCCagggagcgcgagcttgcagggcagctcaaggctgcccaGGATGCcggctcgtcccttcagggtGAGCTTGACATGACGCGGCAGGTGCTCCGGCTCATCGACGAGGACAGtaccaagaaggcgtccgagATCGGCAAGCTGAAGGCCGaatgccgcgagcacaagctgcaaGCCCAGGAAGCTCGTGATGCATGCACCGAGCTACGGGCCCGCAGGTCGGGGGAGGTAGTCAGGCTGAAGAAGCCggcggactcggcggtggaggcgctgcaggtgTTCGACATCCCGGTGACTTCCTTCGATGGGACGAACATCggcagcttcacctccttcttcgCAGATTTCGTTGGCCGGCTATACGGCCTGCAGAACTGCGTCacggccttcggggaccggcaagtcggccttgcaGCCGAGCAAGTCGCCGAGCAAATTCTTACCCGGGTCCACTCTGCCCACCCcaacttcccgttcgagtctGTCTTCGACACCTGGTCagatgaagaagaggccaACACCC contains:
- the LOC104581377 gene encoding uncharacterized protein LOC104581377 — translated: MEDPSSQPSPPQPRSRIDKEPAAGSGNGGQDRGCARPEDSDSDDSSLGVGGDCDDDAPLEAGEVAPEGEDDDDDDDDAPLEAGEVTSEGEYDEDDVPLLTSAFAGPSRKRGQPNTSPAALVKKPCPTSFGGDKDAVVTAAAAAAGNTRVPDPSLQGTGPAAESLVGSKTSGGSVPVAGEEAAGGAAHQAVSETRQGVLCAVAGDVLAAPTPTEVRVIDLTGKAAADAPEEGASSRALWQPTPEIAGDATTTAGDATQAAPSATGDMGQPLPAKASNSAPEKPLSPQPAPLSEQGAAGLSQAGGTSPHPNAPSGS